The Bacteroides acidifaciens genome includes a region encoding these proteins:
- the mnmA gene encoding tRNA 2-thiouridine(34) synthase MnmA, producing the protein MDIAALLSGGVDSSVVVHLLCEQGYKPTLFYIKIGMDGAEYMDCSAEEDIELSAATARKYGLSLEVVDLHREYWDNVAAYAIDKIKKGLTPNPDVMCNKLIKFGCFEQRIGKDFDYTATGHYATTLERNGKTWLGTAKDPVKDQTDFLAQIDYLQVSKLMFPIGRLMKHEVREIALSAGLPSARRKDSQGICFLGKINYNDFVRRFLGEKEGAIIELETGKKLGTHRGYWFHTIGQRKGLGLSGGPWFVIKKDIQENIIYVSHGYGVETQYGNEFRINDFHFITGNPWTEQNKELDITFKIRHTPEFTKGKLVQEGENQFCILSSEKLQGIAPGQFGVVYDKAAQVCVGSGEIFC; encoded by the coding sequence ATGGATATAGCTGCATTATTATCAGGAGGCGTCGACAGTTCAGTTGTCGTGCATCTCCTTTGTGAACAGGGATACAAGCCAACCCTTTTCTATATTAAGATTGGCATGGACGGAGCGGAATATATGGATTGCTCGGCAGAAGAAGATATTGAATTGTCTGCTGCTACAGCCCGAAAGTACGGTCTCTCTCTGGAAGTGGTGGATTTGCACCGCGAATATTGGGACAATGTAGCGGCATATGCTATTGACAAGATTAAGAAAGGGCTGACGCCGAACCCCGATGTAATGTGTAACAAGCTCATCAAGTTCGGTTGTTTTGAACAGCGTATCGGAAAGGATTTCGACTATACAGCGACCGGGCACTACGCTACTACCTTGGAACGTAATGGCAAAACCTGGCTTGGCACTGCCAAAGACCCTGTAAAAGACCAAACAGACTTTCTTGCACAAATTGATTATCTGCAAGTCTCCAAACTGATGTTCCCTATCGGTAGACTGATGAAGCACGAAGTGCGTGAAATAGCGCTAAGTGCAGGTCTGCCGAGTGCCCGCAGAAAAGATAGTCAGGGTATTTGTTTTCTCGGAAAGATAAATTATAATGATTTCGTCCGCCGTTTTCTTGGAGAAAAGGAAGGGGCGATAATTGAACTTGAAACCGGAAAGAAACTGGGTACGCATCGCGGCTATTGGTTCCATACTATCGGACAGCGGAAGGGACTTGGGTTGAGTGGCGGTCCCTGGTTTGTGATAAAGAAAGATATTCAGGAAAATATTATTTATGTATCCCACGGTTATGGCGTGGAAACGCAATATGGCAATGAGTTCCGAATCAACGACTTCCATTTTATTACGGGCAACCCGTGGACAGAACAGAATAAGGAATTGGACATAACTTTTAAAATCCGCCATACTCCCGAATTTACCAAAGGTAAACTGGTGCAGGAAGGAGAAAACCAATTTTGCATCTTGTCTTCTGAAAAGTTACAGGGCATTGCTCCGGGACAGTTCGGAGTTGTTTACGATAAAGCTGCGCAAGTTTGTGTAGGGAGTGGGGAAATCTTCTGTTAA
- a CDS encoding response regulator transcription factor gives MREFIIADNQDISKAGIMFLLSKQKEVSALLEVDNKAELIQQLRLYPQAVIILDYTLFDFAGADELIVLQERFKEADWILFSDELSLSFLRQVLFSSMAFGVVMKDNSKEEIMTSIQCATRKQRYICNHVSNLLLSGSASPVAASVVNDHLLTQTEKNILKEIALGKTTKEIAAEKNLSFHTINSHRKNIFRKLGVNNVHEATKYAMRAGIVDLAEYYI, from the coding sequence ATGAGAGAATTCATCATCGCAGACAATCAGGATATCAGCAAGGCAGGAATCATGTTTCTGCTGAGTAAACAAAAAGAGGTATCCGCTCTTCTTGAAGTTGACAATAAGGCGGAGCTGATTCAGCAGCTACGATTGTATCCGCAAGCGGTGATTATCTTGGATTATACCCTATTCGATTTTGCCGGAGCAGATGAACTCATCGTCCTGCAAGAACGATTCAAAGAAGCCGACTGGATTCTATTCTCTGACGAGCTTAGCCTTAGCTTTCTCCGACAGGTACTATTCAGCAGCATGGCTTTCGGAGTGGTGATGAAGGATAACTCCAAAGAGGAAATCATGACTTCCATACAATGTGCCACCCGCAAACAACGGTATATATGCAATCACGTCAGCAATTTACTGCTTTCGGGAAGTGCTTCTCCGGTAGCTGCATCAGTAGTGAACGACCATTTACTGACACAAACGGAAAAGAATATCCTAAAAGAAATTGCGTTAGGAAAAACAACCAAAGAAATTGCGGCAGAGAAGAATCTCAGTTTTCATACAATAAATAGCCATCGCAAGAATATCTTTCGTAAGTTGGGGGTGAATAATGTGCATGAAGCTACCAAGTATGCGATGCGGGCGGGAATTGTGGATTTGGCGGAATATTATATTTGA
- a CDS encoding type II toxin-antitoxin system RelE/ParE family toxin — protein MNYEIIVKPTFQREAKRMAKHYASFKEDFALLIDDLEKNPQLGIDLGHGLRKVRMKITSKGKGKSGGARVLTFTLIVSQQDAVLNLLYIYDKADRASISEKEIEQLLKQNGLK, from the coding sequence ATGAATTATGAGATAATAGTAAAGCCTACATTTCAGCGAGAAGCTAAACGAATGGCAAAACATTATGCTTCTTTTAAGGAGGATTTTGCTTTATTGATTGATGACTTGGAAAAGAATCCTCAACTAGGAATAGACCTTGGGCATGGATTGCGTAAGGTTCGAATGAAAATAACTTCAAAAGGTAAGGGTAAAAGTGGAGGAGCGAGAGTGCTTACTTTTACTTTAATTGTCTCCCAACAGGATGCAGTTTTAAATCTTCTCTATATTTATGATAAAGCAGACAGGGCTTCTATATCAGAAAAGGAAATTGAGCAGCTTTTGAAACAGAATGGGCTGAAATAG